One Carya illinoinensis cultivar Pawnee chromosome 5, C.illinoinensisPawnee_v1, whole genome shotgun sequence genomic window, CTGATAATAGTACATCATCCTCTTCATAACCTCCTCATCAATGTTGCCACCTTCCCCTCCACCTTCCTTAATGGCTTCTAATTCCTTGATTTCTTCACCACCCTTATTGTCTTCTTTCTTTGCTTCTTCTGGtggtttttcctcttctttcttttctccattgtcttctttcttttctacaGGTTTTGCTTCTTCTGCTGGCTTCTCGGcttccttattttcttctttcttctcgggctcagcctctggCTGTGGTACGAGTCGAGCTTGCTTTTTGGTGCGTCTATAAACATAGGCTACAAGCTTGTCTGCATCCATGGTCCCCGTGACCATGACCTTCTCAGAACTGAGCTCCGTTGCGACTGTTTGAACACCTGTAACACAACATGAGTAATCAAATTTCAGATTCATTTATTCCCTAAGACAGATTGTGTCTGATGATTTCGTTTTTTTCCCAAATTAGAACATGCCAGCTCCCTATAAGGATAAAAATCCTCTCCAATTATTTCACTGAATTGTAAGGTCCTCTATGATTTGTTGACATACATTAAACGTTCATTTGGGGTTCATTTTGCTTGAAAATCCCCTACGgacaacattaaataatataagatcCCACATAATGTATGTGtgtctctctctcaagaatTGTACAATTCAATTCTGTTAGACAGTCTTCAGAGATTACTTAGGCTCACTTTTTTCATAATAATGGTAGATGCAGAAGAAGGTATTTTGGAACATACGTCTGTTGAGACTTTTAGTAatcaattcttttctttttccttttctttcaggTAATCAGGGAAGTAGAACTAGCACAATAAGGAATTTTGAAAGTATATAAGTTACACCCAAGAAGACTACATGCCACATAAAACGGCCAACCATGCATTTGGATCAGCCAGATGCTGATTTGGCTAGGTCGTAGTGGCTCTAGACGCTCAAGCAAAACCAGGAATGACAAAGCATTCTTTATGGGATTCCTTTCTTGTCAACTTTCCTCATTATTTCATGCAGTTGGTCAGTCACACTCAAATAATTAACTTAGCTAATAGAGAATGGAAAAGTGAGCATTAGTATTACCTCTCATTTTGAGTATCTTCCTCTTAAGTTGCTCTGCACAGGCCTCGCAGTGCATGTTTACCTTGAGTTCTACAGTCACTAATCCTGTAACCTGGAGTACAGTAAAGCAAGACTGTTTTCAATATTCTAGTAAAAAATTGAgtactttttcttcttcttctttttttttcttctggttTCCAAGTAATTAAAGTTACTGCATAAGACCTGTGAAGTAACAACTTCTGGGATGGGTTCACTCTCAGAGCCTGGTAATGGGGATAAGACTTTTGCTCTTCTTTTAGtctttttcatgattttcatgCACACAGCTTGAGGCTCCACTATCCCCTTTATAGTCACTTCGTTTTTAGCCGTGTCTACCACAACACCCTCCACTCCTGATGACAATCATAAACTGAAGTTATAGCGCGCACACGTTcctatacatgcatatatattaacTCAAAGAAACTAAACTTCAGTATaacaatttttaaagaaatgggACCTCTAATCCTCATTATTGTCTTCTCGATCTTCTTGGCACATCCAACACAATG contains:
- the LOC122309121 gene encoding heavy metal-associated isoprenylated plant protein 9-like; the protein is MGEEAKQEQATAEEKKEEKAEEKKEEKTEENKEEKPQEEKEEPKPPSPLILYVDLHCVGCAKKIEKTIMRIRGVEGVVVDTAKNEVTIKGIVEPQAVCMKIMKKTKRRAKVLSPLPGSESEPIPEVVTSQVTGLVTVELKVNMHCEACAEQLKRKILKMRGVQTVATELSSEKVMVTGTMDADKLVAYVYRRTKKQARLVPQPEAEPEKKEENKEAEKPAEEAKPVEKKEDNGEKKEEEKPPEEAKKEDNKGGEEIKELEAIKEGGGEGGNIDEEVMKRMMYYYQPLYVIERIPPPQLFSDENPNACCIS